From a region of the Solanum stenotomum isolate F172 chromosome 2, ASM1918654v1, whole genome shotgun sequence genome:
- the LOC125856682 gene encoding calmodulin binding protein PICBP-like: MVVELTSPQTLNSNKKPNKLRSIRFPRLSFLRRTSSNCSKKSKFSCLSIVPTSNNSTPEQLSPIKMPDLSPNYMKITTSYDAKKGSNSQRGIGSVDVNSIDSSEFCTPKKDDKIKNRPVMKKIMKNFGSTRSFRRRSSRSITTMKNHNTRNPSSVEFSELSSSPSPHYRKSTCCSQGKNCLHHSCESSFDSSDQSRSPRKYSQTLSRTTSMRSVKILINKASFKSKKGTSKCCQIPDKATCSSTIKDSKFKEHVEFHPGKTESDRLSKFKVCSYHHCSLHGGHYDDPSPPVKRVYRRKRLLKSQKSIRAKREFSTADENTQLSSSVDPSVCGQSSAAEDAGGFDVNEAIEHADLVEIDFGEQQSSGTEDAGVFDVNEAIAYAEIDFGETSFPEQSYKETLNIMSKHSALEKDSLLTASECCNCMARGRSDSKDDSVTESAAFSLVQERDRSHLLKQDDGVSTSDGDESSKRELSKDAPFTMTTRSVFDLFNGAKYSNVTESAAKSDNNESNNREPSKDGPFTITTRPVFDIFYGAKCSNEISSVSASNMQEKDGKADPNEDLDSTSGPVGDSKSQNCPPAEVARPKKKYMNMWSLIRRHMVSDSSAEPETKPASGANDEENQQDGASKLPSAGSSDSCSDFAEREMIPANEDAESQEIELRKLFTIKLVREAIEKILLPEVQSDNQSVTSESSVDQESFEMNQIQDSKNEEVDAGSMAKTVNTKDVGGSKKEITPKEVKNKSEKRAPKHWSNLKKWILLQRFVKELEKVRKINPRKPQFLQLNPDPEAEKVNLRTQTADERKRGEEWMLDYALQQAISQLAPTQQRKVELLIKAFETVVPPQGDNSQIAFSKPRARKENEFMSTAGNSGRKAEKVIAGIDRKLEENDCSMYKDDDVRQSMLRKKSDEVTSASNDEDLVEGKARKEDREDSSNDSMKETSDAVDGAREDVGSVVRDRKLELENHDGVTSETSDTTQSSIAAGDQNSLTAVSIHSSTSASDATMQENVTMEETSKECEKTRKPLRGFSLLLSMSDPKEDDGASKGQTDKRSYISMWHMISQHVLSDVASKVGNELLDGTDDEVEDSSSTPSERKTCNSLEDFSETNREDHNPSHHGRSFCRDDAVKLIREAVNEILTTPIQDDSSDTQSVTSDIIPDQELSEADGEANTRSNSTESLTNLDTTEGGKMLDQETKDPKEERALLLAKNKPETQKSKNWSKLKKLILLKRSIKALEKARKFNPRAPQFLPLTPDQEPEKVDLRHQMTDERKKAEKWMLDYAMQHIVTTLTPARKKRVAMLVEAFEAVVPLPEV; encoded by the exons ATGGTAGTTGAATTAACATCACCACAAACATTAAACTCCAACAAGAAACCAAACAAGCTAAGATCTATTAGATTTCCAAGACTGTCTTTCTTGAGAAGAACATCCTCAAATTGCTCAAAAAAATCTAAGTTTTCTTGTCTATCCATTGTTCCAACAAGTAATAACTCAACCCCAGAGCAACTAAGTCCAATCAAAATGCCAGATTTATCACCAAATTATATGAAGATTACAACTAGCTATGATGCAAAGAAAGGAAGTAATTCTCAG AGAGGTATTGGATCAGTAGATGTAAATTCAATTGATTCATCTGAATTTTGTACACCAAAAAAGGATGACAAAATCAAGAACAGACcagtaatgaaaaaaataatgaagaattttGGTAGTACAAGGTCATTTAGAAGAAGGTCATCAAGATCAATAACAACAATGAAGAATCATAATACTCGAAATCCATCTTCAGTTGAGTTTTCAGAATTATCATCATCACCATCACCACATTACAGAAAATCAACTTGTTGTTCTCAAGGTAAAAATTGTTTACATCATAGTTGTGAATCTAGCTTTGATAGTAGTGATCAAAGTAGGAGTCCGCGAAAATATTCGCAGACTCTATCAAGAACAACTAGTATGAGAAGTGTGAAGATTTTGATAAACAAAGCTAGTTTTAAATCTAAAAAGGGTACCTCAAAATGCTGTCAAATTCCTGATAAGGCGACGTGTTCTTCGACTATTAAGGATTCTAAGTTTAAGGAACATGTTGAGTTTCATCCTGGAAAAACTGAATCTGATAGGTTGTCTAAGTTCAAAGTTTGTTCATATCATCATTGTTCTCTCCATGGAGGACACTATGATGATCCTTCACCCCCGGTGAAACGCGTATATAGGAGGAAAAGATTGTTGAAATCACAAAAGAGCATTAGAGCAAAAAGAGAGTTTAGTACTGCTGATGAAAATACTCAATTGAGCTCCAGTGTTGATCCTTCAGTTTGTGGACAAAGCAGTGCTGCAGAAGATGCTGGTGGTTTCGATGTAAACGAGGCTATTGAACATGCTGATCTTGTTGAGATTGACTTTGGTGAACAACAAAGCAGTGGAACAGAAGATGCTGGTGTTTTCGATGTAAACGAGGCTATTGCATATGCTGAAATTGACTTTGGTGAAACATCATTTCCGGAGCAAAGTTACAAGGAGACACTCAACATAATGAGCAAACACTCTGCACTAGAGAAGGACAGCCTACTTACTGCTTCAGAGTGTTGCAATTGTATGGCACGAGGGCGGAGTGACTCAAAAGATGACAGTGTTACAGAATCAGCTGCATTCAGTCTCGTGCAGGAAAGGGATCGTTCACATCTCCTAAAGCAAGATGATGGTGTCTCTACATCTGATGGGGATGAAAGTAGTAAACGAGAACTGTCTAAAGATGCACCATTTACCATGACAACGAGATCGGTGTTTGATCTTTTTAATGGAGCAAAATATAGCAATGTTACAGAATCAGCTGCTAAATCTGATAACAATGAAAGTAACAACAGAGAACCGTCTAAAGATGGACCATTCACCATCACAACGAGACCGgtgtttgatattttttatggaGCAAAATGTAGCAATGAAATCTCTTCTGTTTCAGCTAGCAATATGCAGGAGAAGGATGGTAAAGCTGATCCGAATGAGGACCTTGATAGCACATCAGGTCCAGTTGGTGATTCAAAATCCCAGAATTGTCCTCCAGCTGAAGTTGCCAGACCCAAAAAGAAGTATATGAACATGTGGAGTCTGATTCGTAGGCATATGGTCTCGGACTCATCTGCTGAACCTGAGACCAAACCAGCTAGTGGCGCTAACGACGAAGAAAATCAACAGGATGGTGCTAGCAAATTGCCTTCAGCAGGAAGTTCTGACTCATGTTCAGATTTTGCTGAAAGAGAAATGATACCTGCAAATGAGGATGCAGAAAGTCAAGAAATTGAATTGAGGAAGCTTTTCACCATCAAACTCGTACGAGAAGCAATCGAGAAGATTCTTCTTCCAGAAGTTCAATCTGATAACCAATCAGTTACAAGTGAGTCCAGTGTAGACCAAGAATCCTTTGAAATGAATCAAATCCAAG ACAGCAAGAATGAGGAGGTAGATGCAGGATCCATGGCAAAAACTGTGAACACAAAAGACGTTGGCGGCTCAAAGAAGGAGATAACACCAAAAGAAGTGAAAAACAAATCTGAGAAGAGAGCACCAAAACACTGGAGCAATCTTAAAAAATGGATACTTCTCCAACGATTCGTCAAGGAATTGGAAAAGGTTAGAAAGATCAATCCAAGGAAGCCGCAGTTTTTGCAGTTGAATCCTGATCCTGAAGCAGAAAAGGTGAATTTAAGAACTCAAACAGCTGATGAgaggaaaagaggagaagaatgGATGCTTGACTATGCGCTTCAGCAGGCGATAAGTCAACTTGCTCCAACTCAGCAAAGGAAAGTGGAACTTCTTATAAAAGCATTTGAAACTGTGGTTCCACCACAAGGCGACAATAGCCAGATTGCATTTTCTAAGCCCAGAGCTAGAAAGGAGAATGAATTCATGTCTACAGCAGGCAATTCGGGGCGTAAGGCAGAGAAAGTTATTGCAGGCATAGACAGAAAGCTTGAAGAAAATGACTGCTCTATGTACAAAGATGATGATGTTCGACAGTCTATGCTTAGGAAGAAGTCGGATGAAGTGACAAGCGCTTCAAATGATGAGGATTTGGTGGAAGGAAAAGCTCGGAAAGAAGATCGGGAAGATAGTTCAAATGATTCTATGAAAGAAACCTCAGATGCAGTTGATGGAGCACGAGAAGATGTGGGGTCAGTTGTGAGAGACAGGAAGTTGGAGCTTGAGAATCATGATGGCGTTACTAGTGAAACATCCGATACAACGCAGAGCTCAATTGCAGCTGGCGACCAAAATTCACTCACTGCAGTGAGCATCCACAGTTCAACTTCAGCATCTGATGCAACAATGCAAGAAAATGTAACTATGGAAGAGACATCAAAAGAATGTGAGAAAACACGTAAACCTCTTCGTGGATTTTCTCTCTTATTATCAATGTCTGATCCCAAAGAAGATGATGGAGCATCCAAGGGGCAGACGGACAAACGGAGTTACATCAGCATGTGGCACATGATATCACAACATGTGCTATCAGACGTTGCATCAAAAGTTGGAAATGAACTACTTGATGGAACTGATGATGAGGTAGAAGACAGCAGTAGTACACCATCTGAAAGGAAAACGTGCAACTCTCTTGAGGATTTCTCTGAGACAAACAGGGAAGATCATAATCCAAGCCACCACGGGAGAAGTTTCTGCAGAGACGATGCTGTCAAACTCATACGAGAGGCAGTTAACGAGATCCTTACAACGCCAATTCAAGATGATTCATCGGATACACAGTCAGTCACCAGTGACATAATCCCGGACCAGGAACTCTCAGAAGCTGATGGTGAAGCGAATACTCGCTCAAATTCTACAGAAAGCTTGACAAATCTTGACACGACTGAAGGTGGAAAAATGTTGGATCAAGAAACGAAGGATCCAAAAGAAGAGAGAGCACTTCTACTAGCCAAGAACAAACCTGAGACACAAAAGTCCAAGAACTGGAGCAAGCTGAAGAAGTTGATCCTCCTCAAGAGATCAATCAAGGCACTTGAAAAAGCAAGGAAATTCAACCCACGAGCGCCTCAATTTTTGCCCCTAACACCTGATCAAGAACCAGAAAAAGTGGATTTGAGGCATCAAATGACTGATGAAAGGAAAAAAGCAGAAAAATGGATGCTTGATTATGCAATGCAGCATATAGTTACCACGCTAACTCCTGCTAGGAAAAAAAGAGTGGCAATGCTCGTGGAAGCATTCGAAGCAGTTGTTCCTCTTCCAGAAGTATAA